The genomic interval GTTTGCCGCGCAGCGGGAACACACCGCAGTACTTTTTCTGGTCGCTTGAGAGCGAGTTGAGGGCGAGCGCCTTGGCAGAATCGCCCTCTGTAATGATGAGGGTGCGGATGTTGCGGCCGTCTGGTCGAGACGAGGTGGCATCGACGAGCTTTGTGATGGAGGATATGAGGGTCTTGCTGCTCAGCCGCCGGCCGGCGCCGATCTCCTTGTTTAGTTCGTTCGCGAGCTGGTCGTCCATGCTGTTCACGTGTGCCTCCAGGAATGGCATTTTCTCGAGGTACTTCTCCAGCGTGTTCTTTGGCACGCGCGGCATTGTCACTGTCGACACGAGCCGCGCCTTGCTCTGCGAGTCGAACTTTGGCTGCGCCTGAATGAGGAAGACGAGCACGGTAAAGTGTCGCTGCACCCGGTTCGTGTCCACCACCTTGCCCTCCTTCTTAAAATTCCGGCTCAGCGAGTCGAGGCAGGAGTCAAGGATGTCGATGGCGGCGTTGCAGTGCGTGCCGCCATTGTAGGTGACGACGCCGTTCACGACGCCAACAATGCGCTTGGGGCTCTGCGTCAGCTGGGGCACATACGCGACACTGCCGTTGGGACTCGTGTGGACAAACGGCTCAGGCGGTGTCGACCCGTTCGGGCCGGGTAGCGAGTAGAGCCGCGCGTAGTCGGTAAACGTCTCGAACCCGAAGGGCACGTTGTTGAGCCGCACTTCGATCTTGGAGAACATCGCGGCGAGGTCCATGATGCGCTTGTGCAGCACCCGCTTCATGTCGAGAGAGATGGACGCGTTTGGGAAGCCAAAATGCGCATAGTCGGGCATAAACTTCACACGCGTCACATTCTTCTCCTTCGGATCGACCCGACTcacgcgcggcgccgtcgccatccgCATGTGGTCCGTCCAGCTCATGTGGAACTCGCGgccggcggtgcggcagatGACAGAGAACTTCGTGGAAAGAATGTTCGTCAGCTTAGCGCCGTAGCCGTGCCGACCCGCTGTTGTCGAGGTTGAGTCATTGTTGTAGTTGGAGCTAGTCAGCAGGTGTCCAAACACCATTTCTGGGATGTATATCTTGTGCTCTCTACTGCGCACAATGGGGAGGCCGGCGCCGTCGTTCTCGACCGTGATCTCGCCTGTGTCGGAGATGCTGATGCTGATGTACGTCTGCCGTACTGAtcctttgctgttgttgatGTTATCCGCCGCGTTGAGCAAAATTTCGTCCACGATCTTCAAGAGACCCTGGTTCACCCGCATCGTCTCCCACACCATCTTGCCTTTCTCCGGGTCGAAGATGTACATGGGCGTGGGCTGAGTCTCGATGCTGCCCACGTACATCTCCGGCCGAAGGAGGACATGGTCAATCGGGGAGAGCTTCTTATACTTGGAAGCGTCCGTCATTCTCGTTGGTGCTTATATGTGGGaggaagtgtgtgtgtgtgtggggtttGTTTGCGCTCcggtctctgtgtgtctctggGAGCGGGAAATGTAGCCACGGAGACTACGCGCCCACCAGAGGTGAGTAGTTGTGTCGTTACAGCGTCTATAATGATGCGGGTAGTTCAGCACGCGCCTCTGTGTCTCTGCGTTTATGTCTGTGGCTGCCCGTCTCCTTCTTgttcgctctccctcctcctcctcctccccgtGTCTGCCTGCGAGTAAAATCAGGCTGTTAGGCCAATGCAGTGGTGTGCACAGCGCAgtgacacacagacagacctGCTTGACAGGCCTTGAAGCACGCGCCACGGttgggcgaggaggagagaaggaagacgTGCTTGTGTGAGAAAAGGAGCCGCAAGCGTCGCCGAGCAGCGTCTGTGCCACGCCGTTATGTTTGAATCGTGGCGATTGCCTCTATATATGGGTAGAGAAGCGAGAGTGAGTCAGGTGCCTCACGCGATTCTGCTTCGTTGCCTTATCCTTGTTTTCGTCTATGCGTGGCTGACgtatgcgcgcgtgtgtgtgtgtgtgtttgtgggttGGATAATAATGATGAAagggaggtggggtggggtcgGCCGATAGAAGAATGAAAGCGAAATGttcaagcagagagagagtggaggaCCTGCTCAGTGTAACGCGTACATGCACGTCTCGCACGCGTGCGGCTTGAGGAAGGGCCACGCAGAGGGGAACGGAAGTCGATGCCCccaagaagagggggggggcatcgTTGCACAACTTCGTAGTGAACCACTAAGCAGGTGTGTCCACAGCAgagtggagggaggaaggtGAGTGTCGCATGCCTCAGCGCGGTCCCTCATAGGAAGGACATCCCCCATCAACCTCGTTCTGCttgtccctcctcctccatgcaAACCAATACACGCATGCGACGGGAGAAATCAGCGAGGGATGCAGGGGAGGCACACCTCTGATCTTCACCTGTGCtactgcctcccccctcgttcCCGCAATCGCTTTGTTTCCTATAAGATCGttacagcagcgctgcggatATGCGGGGAGAATGttgggcggtggtggcagggaGTGAGGCAGGAAAGAAAGgcgcgcatgcacgcacacaagcacgtgTATGACAACCACAACAAGGAGAACACCGACCCCAGCACGACCAAGAGTCAGGAGAACACAAGCGCACACTCATCATTGGCCGCCGGACGCGCGAGGAGGGTAGGGGgcaagggggggagggggcactgacaaagaaagaggcgcagcagcacacgtgAAGTGGCTCAGTGCAATAGATGCCGGCTTCGCCTTCTCTAACGGTGGGTCTGCCTGCGTGGGCACGAGTGGCGTGTCTGGCAGTCGGAGGAATAAAGGCGGGGGCACACCTCAatagaggggggagcagcggcaggattgacgacccccccccccacacacacacacctcctccccacacTCCCACCCGCAACACAGACGCTCCTTCGTTAAAGCGCGTAATACTAACGATGGGCAGCACGATATTCTCAACAAACAGTGCTGACAGCGTTGCCAGGAAAGGGAGTCGATAGGAGCGCGGGCAGCACCGCACTTGAGACAGGAGaatgaagggagagggggagagcaacaacagaCATGCCAAAGACATATATGGAGggagacgcacacagcacagagaaacacaagaCAGTGActgaaaaaggagaggacgTAGACAAGGCcttggagaagagaagagagtcgCAGTAGCGCCGAAGCCGTcggcccctcccccctcccggcGTGAGGCaggggcacagagagacaggcgTACCGGCACATAACACACCTGCACGCCTTCTCGCACCgcagcaacgcagcagcgataGCGACAGAGAACAGTGGTAAGATAAAGGATAGCACGTAggaggcaccaccaccaccacagatGAAAGACAGATGatgacggagaagagagTCAAGGCGATAGGGAGTGAAGTAACGCCACCTCTCGACTACACCAGTGAGCAGGGTGCAGgaggacggggaggggggagcgagagatgAAGGATGAGCACCCGACGTCCCTTTGCTGTTTTCCATAATGACAGGCGCacttcaccccctccccccactttGTATCACAGCAGTACACAACTACACACAATTACACACCAACGCGTTGGCCACGAGCTTGActgcgcacaggcacagaggcCTGCACCAGACatttctctgtgcgtctcCCTCTGCCTATGCAACCcacgcaccgcagctgcgagagagagggagagagagagaggaggattACTTATTGGAGATCCTCAGCTGCGGACTGTGTTGGGCAACGTAGCGAGACCCTGGCTTCTCGCGCGGCTTGGCGTGGTTCAGCATCAGACTGGCGACGTACTGGGACGTGTTTTTGGTGTGCACCCAGAAGAGGTGCACGTGCTCATCCCAATTCTCGAAGTGGTAGACTTGCCccgccaccatcatcacaCCAAAGCCCTCAGCATTGTTCAGCGCGTCCGCGGGCAGGCGGGTCGTGTGCAGCATAATGTCGAGCGCATCGCGCACCGTCGTGGTGCGGCCGATCGTAATGAGGAAAGGCTGCCCAAAAgctccgcgctgctgctgctgccccagTGACATACTGCGGTCGTGCGTCGAGTAGTTCATGTGGCAACAGGCAATGCGCTGCTCCATCCcttgcagcggcgccgcggcttgAATATCCACCTCAAACTTGCGCAGTGCCGACGCTTCCAGCGCAGACTCCTCGGCGCCGGTCTTCGACATGGCCACCTCATGCATCGCCGCGATGACGTGCCTCGCTGAGTCCACGAAGCTCAGTGTGAAGTGGGGTGAATGAAGGGTGTCCTGCATGGTGCCCCACACGTCCGCCTCACGCTGCCACGTCGGCACAGACTGGCAAACGAACCGCACAAGGCCCTGGCGGGTGATGCTCGCGAGGTTGACGCTGTAGCTTTCGCGGTGCAGTGCGTGGCCCGCCTGGTCCCGCAGTGTGGCGGTGACAACGCTAAAGTTCTGATGCTGCTCACGCGCCTCAGCCAGTCGCTCGTAGTAGAGCACGGAGGTCGGGTTGTACGAGTCCAGGTAGAGGAGGTTGGTCACGGTGAGTCGGTTGCTGGACGGCGTCGGTGACACCTCTGGCGCTGGCTCACCGGTGTTGCAGCACTGGTACAGCTGCAGACGACTCGGGTCGAAGTCGACGACGCGGCCGATGGCGGTGCACACGGCCTCGTAGTTCCAGCTAAAGAGCATGCGACACGAGTTCTCCGTAGGAAGCGTCGCCACCGAAATCTCGTGTAGCGTGGAgagctgcactgcctcgtATGGGTTCAGCATGGTGGCGATACGAATCGGGTCGGTCTCCACCGCGACGTTCGCCACGGTGGCGGCTCTGCTACCAGTGGCATCCACGGCCGACGTCGCCATTGGACTCACGCTGCTAGTGATGCccccggtgctgctggtgcttgGCGTATTCGCCTTCGTGGCATCTGACGTCACGGACTCGGCGCTGTTGATCGGTGCTGTCGAGttgccctgctgcggcgggcCAGtagtggaggcggcggcggcctcctctGACTCTCCGCCCGGTGCTGCCGAGTTCATAGAGGGAGTTCTcggcgcgacagcagcgagaccGCCGGTCGACGCTGGCTCTTTGTTGGCGGCCGTGGACAacgctgcggccgcggccacggcggtgcgctgccgctccatcGTCGTCTGCCGATACGCGTCGTCGTTAGCTCGGTGactgcgcaccacctcgaCGATGTGCACGTCCAGACTATTGCGCGTGTCTCGGTAGTAGTTGAGGACAGACAAGTGGCGGTGCGAAGGTGGAATAGttcgcagctgcgtcacTACCACGCAGCCGGATTTGAGGTCCTCCAAGTCGAGGTGCTCGTTGAGTTCCACCGGCGTGTGGTCGCCACGCTCAAGGAAGAAGCGGAACAttgacggcggtggtggctgctgccttgCTGCGATGGTGTCGGATgagggtggcgctgcgtcatCCGAGAGGCCGAGGAAGTCGAGGTAAACGGCCCCGCAACAGTAGATTTTGGCCGCCTTGTCGATGAGTCGACTGCCAACGTACTGGACTGTGTTGGAGGAGTAGTCGTAGTACTTGAAAAAGATGAGGGCGCGGTCGTAGCCAACGGcgggcagcaccggcagtgCGGCGGCCGATCCCGCAGAAGACGGCTGCAGGAGGGGGTGCCCGAGGGGGAGCTCGAGGTGCACGTTGCGCACAGCCACCATCCGCCTGTTCGGCATGTAGCATGTGAGCATCACCGACACCGTCCGCCGCGACGCGCCCAGCAGCAGAGTAGCGGTGTTGCCACTGTCGGTGACGCTCGCCACTGCGATAGGAAGCGTCTCCTTGTCGGTCGTGACGACGTACTCGACCGTGGCGGAGTAGTCAGAGTGATCGAAGGTGATATGCAGTGCCTTCGCCTCCGTTGGGCTCGACATCTCCACCGTGTAGCAGCGGCCGGTGGCGTCCTGCTGGACGCTGCGGATCAGGCCGCACTCCTTCGTCAGGCCGTGCAGACCTGGCAAGGGCACCTTCGCCTGATCGACGTAGAGGTACATTGTCAGCGCGGTgttgctctcctctgcggtgAGGAACTCCTTCAGgcacgcctgctgctgctgctccagcttAGGGTCCTTGCGCGCCTCGCTTTCCGCGTGCGTCAGAAGGGGGATAGACGGCCGCAGCACCGATCCATCGCTACACCGCCACAGGCGACAGTTGAAGGCCGTCACACCCTGCCGCGCCATCTCCGGCTGCGCGGCCAGAGCCTCGTACACGGCTGCCAGCGTGTCCGACTTGCGCACTGTTATGACGCAGTCAGCGAaccggcgccactgctggGCATCACGAGAGAAGAGCTCGGTGCTGGACACAGAGTCGCAGTACTTGCTAAGGGCCGCATCAGTGATGCAGTGCATCGTGACGGACAGCCGGGCCTCCTCAGCTTCGCGCAgttgttgctcttcttcctgaATGGCACGCCGCATCGCCTCTTTGACCAGGTCGGACACGATGTccgtcggcgacggcgcgaGAATCGCCGGCGCATCGGCACGACGCACGTAGGAGAGGATGTACGCGTTCGCCCCTCCCATGAGCGACACGTCGTGGCGGAAGTTGTCgactgcgccagcgctgcggccgTAGTTCGCGCGCACCGCGACATCCTCCGGTACCTGACGTACGTTCTCGTCGTCATACTCGAGccagcggcagaa from Leishmania panamensis strain MHOM/PA/94/PSC-1 chromosome 15 sequence carries:
- a CDS encoding ubiquitin hydrolase, putative (TriTrypDB/GeneDB-style sysID: LpmP.15.1220); translated protein: MESTNVDNVYARDRSSNSAEGNRSTDTSQGSSLCSQLSSDIHGEDVNAQCSDHLAVTSSSSDTTVADDEGDVPRHSHALRSHVGEAGCDASVAAGPSPVGADDDEEAEMAPTAVGLINEGCTCYLNSLLQLLFHISYFRTAVYRIPVEGDDGPTVYKALQETFFQMQERTTPAHTTVLTNAFGWGRKELYVQHDIQEMATLLRDNLEERMKGTVTEGAINQLFEGRGEQFVETLDKSYVSRRADTYYDVHIPLGQHNTLLGSLTSLTARDQLIGENKYRVEREGMPVVYMDAEKGYSYTRFPPVTWFHLKRFAIDLTSPTLEMQKVNTPLEFPVVLDLRALEKPDAAAAAGGGDAGAKSKIGSAVVPFSNDSPAIYDLQGVIVHRGTARSGHYYCYIREWDPVEQRFCRWLEYDDENVRQVPEDVAVRANYGRSAGAVDNFRHDVSLMGGANAYILSYVRRADAPAILAPSPTDIVSDLVKEAMRRAIQEEEQQLREAEEARLSVTMHCITDAALSKYCDSVSSTELFSRDAQQWRRFADCVITVRKSDTLAAVYEALAAQPEMARQGVTAFNCRLWRCSDGSVLRPSIPLLTHAESEARKDPKLEQQQQACLKEFLTAEESNTALTMYLYVDQAKVPLPGLHGLTKECGLIRSVQQDATGRCYTVEMSSPTEAKALHITFDHSDYSATVEYVVTTDKETLPIAVASVTDSGNTATLLLGASRRTVSVMLTCYMPNRRMVAVRNVHLELPLGHPLLQPSSAGSAAALPVLPAVGYDRALIFFKYYDYSSNTVQYVGSRLIDKAAKIYCCGAVYLDFLGLSDDAAPPSSDTIAARQQPPPPSMFRFFLERGDHTPVELNEHLDLEDLKSGCVVVTQLRTIPPSHRHLSVLNYYRDTRNSLDVHIVEVVRSHRANDDAYRQTTMERQRTAVAAAAALSTAANKEPASTGGLAAVAPRTPSMNSAAPGGESEEAAAASTTGPPQQGNSTAPINSAESVTSDATKANTPSTSSTGGITSSVSPMATSAVDATGSRAATVANVAVETDPIRIATMLNPYEAVQLSTLHEISVATLPTENSCRMLFSWNYEAVCTAIGRVVDFDPSRLQLYQCCNTGEPAPEVSPTPSSNRLTVTNLLYLDSYNPTSVLYYERLAEAREQHQNFSVVTATLRDQAGHALHRESYSVNLASITRQGLVRFVCQSVPTWQREADVWGTMQDTLHSPHFTLSFVDSARHVIAAMHEVAMSKTGAEESALEASALRKFEVDIQAAAPLQGMEQRIACCHMNYSTHDRSMSLGQQQQRGAFGQPFLITIGRTTTVRDALDIMLHTTRLPADALNNAEGFGVMMVAGQVYHFENWDEHVHLFWVHTKNTSQYVASLMLNHAKPREKPGSRYVAQHSPQLRISNK